A window from Variovorax sp. PBL-E5 encodes these proteins:
- a CDS encoding Lrp/AsnC family transcriptional regulator, with product MKSESTDEIDRRLLDALQHDASESNQSLAERIGISAPTCLRRIRRLREAGWIEREVAILRHDRVGALLTAVVELSLDRQDAASLDAFEQRVVQDDAVQQCYRVSPGPDFVLIVAMRDMAGYQALAQRLFTSDANVRNVKAFFSVKRAKFEPRVPLPGAN from the coding sequence ATGAAATCTGAATCCACAGATGAGATCGACCGCCGTCTGCTCGACGCCCTCCAGCACGACGCCTCCGAGAGCAACCAATCGCTCGCGGAACGCATCGGCATTTCTGCACCGACCTGCCTTCGCCGCATCAGGCGCCTGCGCGAGGCGGGCTGGATCGAGCGGGAGGTCGCGATCCTGCGTCATGACCGCGTCGGCGCGCTCCTCACGGCCGTGGTCGAGCTGTCGCTGGATCGGCAGGATGCCGCTTCGCTGGACGCCTTCGAGCAGCGGGTGGTGCAGGACGACGCCGTGCAGCAGTGCTATCGCGTCTCGCCGGGACCGGACTTCGTGCTGATCGTCGCGATGCGCGACATGGCCGGATACCAGGCGCTGGCGCAACGCCTCTTCACCAGCGATGCCAATGTGCGCAACGTGAAGGCCTTCTTCAGCGTCAAGCGCGCCAAATTCGAACCGCGTGTCCCGCTGCCCGGCGCGAACTGA
- a CDS encoding LysR substrate-binding domain-containing protein codes for MQHSQTHLRSRPISAGHLRAFEAVARHLNFRAASEEMALTQSAVSRQIQALEEEVGVGLFLRHTRAVELTGAGAQLLLAVQQSLPRIDGAVRQIRQNAGRKSVSLTTFASFASMWLIPRLEAFQRDNPEIDIRIDASDVALDMGMADVDLALRYGPRENMPAGSLRLFGETITPVASPWLIKSNPAIKAPQDIARFTLIEAGDAHRSHLEWLTWRRWFEVNELQRAQPRRWLYFNYAYQMVQAALTGQGVVLARSSLIAESLANGDLIEVLPHHRMDSPMAYWLIVGPRSAPRPEIQAFCEWLQAQAATTRETIGEIPDPDTIDQLD; via the coding sequence ATGCAGCATTCCCAGACCCATCTGCGCTCCCGGCCGATCTCGGCCGGCCACCTGCGCGCCTTCGAAGCGGTCGCCCGGCACCTGAACTTCCGCGCCGCATCGGAAGAGATGGCGCTGACGCAGTCCGCCGTCAGCCGGCAGATCCAGGCGCTCGAGGAAGAGGTCGGGGTCGGCCTGTTCCTGCGCCACACCCGTGCGGTCGAACTCACGGGCGCCGGTGCACAGCTGCTGCTTGCCGTCCAGCAGTCGCTGCCGCGCATCGATGGCGCGGTGCGCCAGATCCGACAGAACGCGGGACGCAAGAGCGTGTCGCTCACCACCTTCGCCTCGTTCGCATCCATGTGGCTGATCCCGCGGCTCGAGGCCTTCCAGCGCGACAACCCCGAGATCGATATCCGCATCGATGCCAGCGACGTGGCGCTCGACATGGGCATGGCCGACGTCGACCTCGCGCTGCGCTACGGCCCGCGCGAAAACATGCCGGCCGGCTCGCTGCGCCTCTTCGGCGAAACCATCACGCCGGTGGCGAGCCCCTGGCTCATCAAGAGCAACCCGGCCATCAAGGCGCCGCAGGACATTGCACGCTTCACGCTGATCGAGGCCGGCGACGCCCATCGAAGCCATCTCGAATGGCTCACCTGGCGCCGCTGGTTCGAGGTCAACGAGCTGCAGCGCGCGCAGCCGCGGCGCTGGCTCTATTTCAACTACGCCTACCAGATGGTCCAGGCTGCACTCACCGGCCAGGGCGTGGTGCTGGCACGCAGCTCCCTGATCGCCGAGAGCCTGGCCAACGGCGACCTGATCGAAGTCCTGCCGCACCACCGCATGGACTCGCCCATGGCCTACTGGCTCATCGTCGGCCCGCGCAGCGCGCCTCGCCCCGAGATCCAGGCCTTCTGCGAATGGCTGCAGGCGCAAGCCGCCACCACACGCGAAACCATCGGCGAAATTCCCGACCCCGACACCATCGACCAGTTGGACTGA
- a CDS encoding acyltransferase, whose protein sequence is MNIIQRILFKLGSLIQEAESAWTLSTLRSCGSSVRIDRRVFIWGTDRMDVGSNVDINGYTVIYAAGGVRIHDNALIGANCVITSVTHPIDPAERHQLVFSPVELQSNCWLGAGTMVMPGVTIGKNSIIAAGSVVTKDVPDNCICAGVPAKIMRYLDSSH, encoded by the coding sequence ATGAACATCATTCAGCGCATATTATTCAAGCTTGGGTCATTGATCCAGGAGGCCGAAAGTGCCTGGACCCTGTCGACATTGCGCTCGTGCGGCTCCTCGGTACGAATTGATCGCCGTGTTTTCATCTGGGGAACGGATCGGATGGACGTTGGGAGCAACGTAGATATCAATGGATACACCGTCATCTACGCTGCCGGTGGTGTTCGCATCCATGACAACGCTTTGATCGGCGCAAATTGCGTCATCACCAGCGTGACGCATCCGATCGATCCGGCCGAGCGACATCAGCTTGTTTTTTCTCCCGTCGAGCTGCAGAGCAACTGCTGGCTGGGCGCCGGCACCATGGTCATGCCGGGTGTCACCATCGGAAAGAATTCAATCATCGCGGCCGGCAGCGTGGTGACCAAGGATGTTCCCGACAACTGCATTTGCGCCGGCGTCCCGGCCAAAATCATGCGCTATCTCGATTCGTCTCATTGA
- the glmS gene encoding glutamine--fructose-6-phosphate transaminase (isomerizing) has product MCGIVGAVSGRNIVPILVQGLQRLEYRGYDSCGVAIHSGGIQRARTTSRVADLLAQVRNDRIEGGTGIAHTRWATHGAPAVHNAHPHFSHGPGADAESARPGRVALVHNGIIENHEPLRAALQAKGYVFASQTDTEVIAHLIDSHYDGDLFEAVKASVKQLQGAYAIAAICRDEPHRVVGARAGSPLILGVGQEAGENFLASDAMALAGVTDQIVYLEEGDVADIQPGKYWIVDRDHRPVTRAVRTVVAHSGAAELGPYRHYMQKEIFEQPRAIADTLEGIEGIVPELFDGVAGDGTPGAAAWRVFKDIDKVLILACGTSYYSGCTAKYWLEGIAKIPTQVEIASEYRYRDSVPDPKTLVVTISQSGETADTLAALKHARSLGMEQTLTICNVATSAMVRECKLAYITRAGVEIGVASTKAFTTQLAGLFLLTLALAQAKHRLNEADEARYLREMRHLPAALQSVLALEPQIISWAEDFARKEHALFLGRGLHYPIALEGALKLKEVTYIHAEAYAAGELKHGPLALVTSEMPVVTVAPNDALLEKLKSNLQEVRARGGVLYVLADSDTHIENSEGLHVIRMPEHYGALSPLLHVVPLQLLAYHTACARGTDVDKPRNLAKSVTVE; this is encoded by the coding sequence ATGTGTGGCATCGTCGGCGCCGTTTCCGGTCGCAACATCGTTCCCATCCTCGTGCAGGGGCTTCAGCGCCTCGAATACCGCGGCTACGACTCCTGTGGCGTGGCGATTCATTCGGGTGGCATCCAGCGGGCCCGAACCACCTCCCGCGTCGCCGATCTGCTCGCCCAGGTGCGCAACGACCGCATCGAAGGCGGCACCGGCATCGCCCACACGCGCTGGGCCACGCATGGCGCGCCGGCAGTGCACAATGCCCATCCCCACTTCAGCCACGGCCCCGGCGCGGACGCCGAGTCGGCAAGACCGGGCCGCGTGGCGCTGGTCCACAACGGCATCATCGAGAACCATGAGCCGCTGCGCGCTGCATTGCAGGCCAAGGGCTACGTGTTCGCAAGCCAGACCGACACCGAAGTCATCGCGCACCTGATCGACAGCCACTACGACGGCGACCTGTTCGAGGCCGTCAAGGCGAGCGTGAAGCAATTGCAGGGCGCGTACGCCATCGCCGCGATCTGCCGCGACGAGCCGCACCGTGTGGTCGGCGCGCGCGCGGGCTCGCCCTTGATTCTGGGCGTGGGTCAGGAGGCCGGCGAGAACTTCCTCGCCAGCGACGCGATGGCGCTGGCCGGCGTGACCGACCAGATCGTGTACCTCGAGGAAGGCGACGTGGCCGACATCCAGCCGGGCAAGTACTGGATCGTCGATCGCGACCACAGGCCGGTCACGCGAGCCGTGCGCACCGTCGTCGCGCACAGTGGCGCTGCGGAACTCGGCCCCTACCGGCACTACATGCAGAAGGAAATCTTCGAGCAGCCGAGGGCGATCGCCGACACGCTCGAAGGCATCGAGGGCATCGTTCCCGAACTGTTCGACGGCGTCGCCGGCGATGGCACGCCGGGCGCGGCCGCATGGCGCGTCTTCAAGGACATCGACAAGGTGCTGATCCTTGCCTGCGGCACCAGCTACTACAGCGGTTGCACCGCCAAGTACTGGCTGGAGGGCATCGCGAAGATCCCGACGCAGGTCGAGATCGCCAGCGAATACCGCTACCGCGACTCCGTGCCCGATCCGAAGACGCTGGTCGTGACCATCAGCCAGTCGGGCGAGACGGCCGATACGCTCGCCGCGCTCAAGCATGCGAGATCGCTCGGCATGGAACAGACGCTCACCATCTGCAACGTCGCGACCAGCGCGATGGTGCGCGAATGCAAGCTCGCCTACATCACGCGTGCCGGCGTGGAGATCGGCGTTGCATCCACCAAGGCCTTCACCACCCAGCTGGCGGGACTCTTCCTGCTCACGCTGGCGCTCGCGCAGGCCAAGCATCGCCTGAACGAAGCCGACGAAGCGCGCTATCTCAGGGAGATGCGCCACCTGCCGGCCGCGCTGCAGTCGGTGCTCGCGCTGGAGCCGCAGATCATCAGCTGGGCCGAGGACTTTGCGCGCAAGGAACATGCGCTGTTCCTCGGCCGCGGGCTGCACTATCCGATCGCGCTCGAAGGCGCGCTCAAGCTCAAGGAAGTGACCTACATCCACGCCGAGGCCTATGCGGCCGGCGAGCTCAAGCATGGTCCGCTCGCGCTGGTCACCAGCGAGATGCCGGTGGTCACCGTGGCGCCCAACGACGCGCTGCTCGAAAAGCTCAAGAGCAACCTGCAGGAAGTGCGCGCGCGCGGCGGCGTGCTCTACGTGCTGGCCGACAGCGATACCCACATCGAAAACAGCGAAGGCCTTCACGTGATCCGCATGCCCGAGCACTACGGCGCGCTGTCGCCGCTGCTGCACGTGGTGCCGCTGCAGCTGCTGGCCTATCACACGGCCTGTGCGCGCGGCACGGATGTCGACAAGCCGCGCAATCTGGCGAAGAGCGTGACGGTGGAGTAG
- a CDS encoding 5-formyltetrahydrofolate cyclo-ligase, which yields MDKSKGADTSATANFLKGQLRAALIEQRLSMPDRLARADLLQRVMRIWLVGRPDTVIGAYWPIKGEFDPLPALHRWKEDGELLDEPHRRRIGLPVVDRLHKTLTFHSWYPGCPMENDAYDIPKPKDTELIVPTLLFVPCLGYSAGGYRLGYGGGFYDRTLAALEPRPFTVGLGFTNGFLDEFEPEAHDMPLDAILNDNGVVWPIT from the coding sequence ATGGACAAGTCAAAGGGTGCCGACACCTCGGCAACTGCCAACTTTCTCAAGGGTCAGCTGCGTGCGGCACTGATTGAACAGCGTCTTTCCATGCCCGACCGCCTCGCGCGCGCCGATCTGCTGCAGCGCGTGATGCGCATCTGGCTGGTCGGGCGCCCGGACACCGTGATCGGCGCCTACTGGCCGATCAAGGGTGAATTCGATCCGCTGCCGGCACTGCATCGCTGGAAGGAAGACGGCGAACTGCTCGACGAGCCGCATCGGCGGCGCATCGGTTTGCCTGTCGTCGACCGGCTGCACAAGACGCTGACCTTCCATTCCTGGTATCCGGGCTGCCCGATGGAGAACGATGCCTACGACATCCCGAAGCCCAAGGACACCGAGCTGATCGTGCCGACGCTGCTGTTCGTGCCCTGCCTGGGCTATAGCGCGGGCGGATACCGGCTCGGCTACGGGGGGGGCTTCTACGATCGAACACTGGCGGCGCTGGAGCCGCGGCCGTTCACCGTGGGCCTTGGCTTCACGAACGGATTCCTCGACGAGTTCGAACCGGAAGCGCACGACATGCCATTGGACGCGATCCTCAACGACAACGGGGTCGTCTGGCCAATCACTTGA
- a CDS encoding BLUF domain-containing protein, producing the protein MAELHEFLYCSMLAPDQSATVVGQIVTAARARNLQDQITGLLVFDGQRFCQHFEGPCGEVLLLMDRLQADPRHTQLRVAYEGSLTKRRYERFEMGLAEVETIGDDMGGIHELDGVEALERFLALRSDLDIFS; encoded by the coding sequence ATGGCCGAACTCCACGAATTCCTCTACTGCAGCATGCTTGCGCCCGATCAATCCGCCACCGTCGTTGGCCAGATCGTGACCGCGGCACGCGCCCGCAACCTGCAGGACCAGATCACCGGCCTGCTGGTGTTCGACGGCCAGCGCTTCTGTCAGCACTTCGAAGGCCCGTGCGGGGAGGTGCTGTTGCTGATGGACCGGCTCCAGGCCGACCCCCGGCACACGCAATTGCGCGTGGCGTACGAGGGCTCCCTGACGAAGCGCCGCTACGAGCGCTTCGAAATGGGCCTCGCGGAAGTCGAGACGATCGGTGACGACATGGGCGGCATCCACGAACTTGACGGCGTCGAGGCCCTCGAACGCTTTCTCGCCCTGCGCTCGGATCTCGACATTTTCAGCTGA
- a CDS encoding DUF2917 domain-containing protein, protein MSAAYAPSSLQSLAARPAAVPPAVRRGAWQLAAGHAMSLKASSASILRIRQGRVWVTRDATANFGSEDIVLAPGESLAIAAGERIVMEPWDGYGATYSWDEASAAEAA, encoded by the coding sequence ATGTCCGCTGCTTACGCCCCCTCTTCGCTTCAGTCCCTGGCTGCCCGCCCCGCGGCCGTGCCACCGGCCGTGCGTCGCGGCGCATGGCAGTTGGCCGCAGGCCATGCCATGAGTCTGAAGGCCTCCAGCGCGAGCATCTTGCGCATTCGCCAGGGCCGGGTCTGGGTCACCCGCGACGCCACCGCGAACTTCGGCAGCGAGGACATCGTGCTCGCACCCGGCGAGTCGCTGGCGATTGCGGCCGGTGAACGCATCGTGATGGAGCCATGGGACGGCTACGGCGCGACCTACAGCTGGGATGAGGCATCGGCCGCGGAAGCGGCCTGA
- a CDS encoding glycosyltransferase family 2 protein, with amino-acid sequence MYSVIIPTYNRHSDLYKCLSCFSEYFTVPESGEQPFTVEVIVSDDAKQNELKEYLSANFPWVRYFEGPSRGPAANRNNGAAQAKGEWLVFTDDDCLPGKGWLHSLHGMANQATVLEGKTIAERPRERLDEESPINFGGYLWSCNFAIKKSLFDSLHGFDENFPFAAMEDMDLKKRIDDEGAKIIFVPDAVVTHPWRRSRGMAFWGKQQKSEFYFWEKHKNLAPASLPRYYAYLGLRSLVKITIPGALKYRCRGLRNAIEHDAWLFSQSLRFLIRRPPKSSRG; translated from the coding sequence ATGTATTCCGTGATCATTCCCACTTACAACCGCCACTCCGATCTGTACAAATGTCTGAGTTGCTTTTCGGAATATTTCACCGTCCCGGAATCGGGAGAGCAACCCTTTACCGTTGAAGTGATCGTCTCCGACGACGCCAAACAGAATGAGCTGAAGGAATATCTGTCGGCGAATTTCCCCTGGGTCCGATACTTCGAAGGGCCCAGTCGAGGCCCGGCCGCGAATCGCAATAACGGCGCAGCACAGGCAAAGGGAGAATGGCTGGTATTCACGGACGACGATTGCCTGCCAGGCAAGGGATGGCTGCACTCGCTTCACGGCATGGCAAATCAGGCGACGGTGCTGGAGGGAAAAACAATTGCCGAACGCCCCAGAGAGCGCCTCGACGAAGAGTCTCCCATCAATTTTGGCGGCTACCTCTGGTCATGCAATTTCGCAATAAAAAAATCCCTCTTCGATTCGTTGCACGGCTTCGATGAGAATTTTCCTTTTGCAGCCATGGAAGACATGGATCTGAAGAAACGGATAGACGATGAGGGAGCGAAGATAATTTTCGTGCCGGATGCAGTGGTGACGCACCCCTGGAGAAGATCACGTGGCATGGCGTTCTGGGGCAAGCAGCAAAAGAGCGAATTTTATTTCTGGGAAAAGCACAAAAACCTGGCACCCGCATCGCTTCCAAGGTATTACGCTTACCTGGGCTTGCGTTCGCTGGTCAAGATAACCATTCCGGGGGCGCTCAAATACCGATGCCGCGGATTGAGAAATGCAATCGAGCACGATGCGTGGCTTTTCAGCCAATCGCTCAGGTTCTTGATACGCCGCCCCCCGAAGTCATCGCGCGGCTGA
- a CDS encoding Crp/Fnr family transcriptional regulator, translated as MKFEDYPAPVSPPRCAHPCGQCGLRSNPAFIPVSDEELRVIESFRGGTRAVDAGGSVIEEHRPSPMLFTLYSGWAFRYKTLSDGRRQILSFLLPGDFIGLQDEFADGQTHGVEAVTGVTLCAFPREKLWNLFHAQPKLSYDITWLAAREEKMVDDNLVTAGRRNAGERVAMLLMHLYRRAERVGMVRDGWAEFPINQQHIADALGLSLVHTNKTLRYLQRLGLYKIDSGWLRILEPRALETLGDYFERPMRPAPLL; from the coding sequence GTGAAATTCGAGGACTACCCGGCCCCCGTCTCGCCGCCGCGCTGTGCGCATCCGTGCGGCCAGTGCGGACTGCGCAGCAACCCCGCTTTCATTCCCGTCTCCGACGAAGAACTGCGCGTCATCGAGTCGTTTCGCGGCGGCACGCGCGCCGTCGATGCCGGTGGCTCCGTCATCGAAGAGCATCGGCCCAGTCCGATGCTCTTCACGCTGTATTCGGGCTGGGCGTTTCGCTACAAGACGCTGAGCGATGGGCGCCGGCAGATCCTCAGCTTTCTGCTGCCGGGCGATTTCATCGGGTTGCAGGACGAATTCGCCGACGGCCAGACGCATGGCGTCGAAGCGGTGACGGGCGTGACGCTCTGTGCCTTTCCGCGCGAGAAACTCTGGAACCTGTTCCACGCGCAGCCCAAGCTGAGCTACGACATCACCTGGCTCGCAGCGCGCGAGGAAAAGATGGTGGACGACAACCTCGTGACGGCCGGCCGGCGCAACGCCGGCGAGCGTGTCGCGATGCTGCTGATGCATCTGTACCGCCGCGCGGAACGTGTCGGCATGGTGCGCGACGGCTGGGCCGAGTTTCCCATCAACCAGCAGCACATCGCCGATGCGCTGGGCTTGTCGCTGGTGCACACCAACAAGACCTTGCGGTACTTGCAGCGCCTGGGCCTCTACAAGATCGACAGCGGCTGGCTGCGTATCCTCGAGCCGCGCGCGCTCGAGACGCTCGGCGACTATTTCGAGCGGCCGATGCGGCCCGCGCCGCTGCTCTGA
- a CDS encoding lytic transglycosylase domain-containing protein: protein MQFASILALARNRPRASFSTLFLSLVLTTATLLQPACAQNPDDDALLQMKQAFQRGDKARLTALLPLTRGSVLEPWAAYWELKARLQDASAQEVQDFLTRYAGTYQEDRLRNDWLLLVGQRRDWDAFATFHAGFRMNDDPQVRCYAILVDSLRTGTASQAQADEVRRDWFGQRDLDDGCLTAADRMIGARLMSPSDAWKKARLAIEANRPQAARAAVLLVAPDAIPLFDEMNASLAKFLLGRAFVAAKSRKELVVLALIKMAVTDPDMAASQLDSKWGPMLAPEERNWLWGAIGRQAAVKLSPLAGSYFANVTKNTELSDDMLGWKARAALRSGNWKDVNTAITAMSETTQRDPTWAYWKGRALVAMGGDERRAQARALYESIAGTRGFYELLALEELGQRAAVPTRPAPLTAEEKDAARNNPALNRALYAISIGLRPEGTREWNYTTNLHDKGGMGDRELLAAADFACQREVWDRCINTSERTKGVIDVDQRYPMPFHDTVLRKSQEIGLDPAYVYGLIRQESRFIMDARSGVGASGLMQVMPATARWTARKIGLPDFTPGQLNDRETNITIGTNYLKLALDDFDGSMALAAAAYNAGPGRPRAWRNGPVLDAAIWAENIPFSETRDYVKKVLANTTNYAALISGRPQSLKDRLGVVGPRDAAAVDPVKDLP, encoded by the coding sequence ATGCAGTTCGCAAGCATTTTGGCACTCGCACGCAATCGCCCGCGCGCTTCCTTTTCCACCCTGTTCCTTTCATTGGTCCTGACGACCGCAACGCTGCTACAGCCGGCCTGCGCGCAGAACCCCGACGACGACGCGCTGCTGCAGATGAAGCAGGCCTTCCAGCGCGGCGACAAGGCGCGCCTCACCGCCCTGCTGCCGCTCACGCGCGGCAGCGTGCTCGAGCCCTGGGCCGCCTACTGGGAGCTCAAGGCGCGCCTGCAGGATGCGAGCGCGCAGGAGGTGCAGGACTTCCTCACGCGCTACGCCGGCACCTACCAGGAGGACCGCCTGCGCAACGACTGGCTGCTGCTCGTCGGCCAGCGTCGCGACTGGGATGCCTTCGCCACCTTCCATGCCGGCTTTCGCATGAACGACGACCCGCAGGTGCGCTGCTACGCGATCCTGGTCGACTCGCTGCGCACCGGCACCGCATCGCAAGCCCAGGCCGATGAAGTGCGGCGCGACTGGTTCGGCCAGCGCGATCTCGACGACGGCTGCCTCACCGCGGCCGACCGCATGATCGGCGCGCGCCTGATGTCGCCCTCCGACGCCTGGAAGAAGGCGCGCCTGGCCATCGAGGCCAACCGTCCGCAGGCCGCGCGCGCCGCGGTGCTGCTCGTCGCGCCCGATGCCATCCCGCTGTTCGACGAAATGAACGCCAGCCTCGCCAAGTTCCTGCTCGGCCGTGCCTTCGTCGCCGCCAAGTCGCGCAAGGAGCTGGTGGTGCTCGCGCTCATCAAGATGGCGGTCACCGATCCGGACATGGCAGCCTCGCAGCTCGACAGCAAGTGGGGCCCGATGCTGGCGCCCGAGGAGCGCAACTGGCTCTGGGGCGCGATCGGCCGGCAGGCGGCCGTCAAGCTCTCGCCGCTGGCCGGCAGCTACTTCGCGAACGTCACGAAGAACACCGAGCTTTCCGACGACATGCTGGGCTGGAAGGCGCGCGCCGCGCTGCGTAGCGGCAACTGGAAGGACGTGAACACCGCCATCACGGCCATGAGCGAGACCACGCAGCGGGACCCGACCTGGGCCTACTGGAAGGGACGCGCACTCGTTGCGATGGGTGGCGACGAGCGCCGCGCCCAGGCCCGCGCTCTGTATGAAAGCATCGCCGGCACGCGCGGGTTCTATGAACTGCTCGCGCTCGAGGAACTGGGCCAGCGTGCCGCCGTGCCGACCCGCCCCGCCCCGCTCACGGCCGAAGAAAAGGATGCGGCGCGCAACAACCCGGCGCTGAACCGCGCGCTCTATGCGATCTCGATCGGCCTGCGTCCCGAAGGCACGCGCGAGTGGAACTACACGACCAACCTGCACGACAAGGGCGGCATGGGCGACCGCGAGCTGCTCGCCGCGGCCGACTTCGCCTGCCAGCGCGAGGTCTGGGACCGCTGCATCAACACCAGCGAGCGCACCAAGGGCGTGATCGACGTCGACCAGCGCTATCCCATGCCCTTCCACGACACGGTGCTGCGCAAGAGCCAGGAAATCGGCCTCGATCCGGCCTATGTGTACGGCCTGATCCGCCAGGAAAGCCGCTTCATCATGGACGCCCGCTCCGGCGTCGGCGCCTCCGGGCTGATGCAGGTGATGCCCGCCACCGCGCGCTGGACCGCGCGCAAGATCGGCCTGCCCGACTTCACGCCCGGCCAGCTCAACGACCGCGAGACCAACATCACGATCGGCACCAACTACCTCAAGCTCGCGCTCGACGATTTCGACGGCTCGATGGCGCTGGCCGCCGCGGCCTACAACGCCGGCCCCGGCCGGCCGCGCGCCTGGCGCAACGGGCCGGTGCTCGACGCGGCGATCTGGGCCGAGAACATCCCCTTCAGCGAAACCCGCGACTACGTCAAGAAGGTGCTCGCCAACACCACCAACTATGCCGCGCTGATCAGCGGCAGGCCGCAGTCGCTCAAGGATCGGCTCGGTGTCGTCGGGCCGCGCGACGCAGCCGCAGTCGATCCGGTCAAGGACCTGCCCTGA
- the glmU gene encoding bifunctional UDP-N-acetylglucosamine diphosphorylase/glucosamine-1-phosphate N-acetyltransferase GlmU codes for MSDPLALNDSNTPALDVVILAAGKGTRMKSSLPKVLHRLAGRALLAHVLETATRLGARHVVVVTGHGANDVETAIGEGNGPVFVRQVPQLGTGHAVQQAAPLLPDDGTVVVLSGDVPLISEATLRALIAESAGRRLALLTIQVDDPTGYGRIVRAEGAQGLDGEVLAIVEEKDASETQRAIREIYTGVMAVPAVLLKTWLARLDNKNAQGEYYLTDVVSFATVDGVPVVSHRTEDALQVAGVNSPAQLAALERAYQLRQADALMAQGIRLADPARFDLRGTLACEADVEIDVNCVFEGAVSLGAGTRVGANCVIANARIEAGTVIHPFTHIDGEKAGVTVGAGSRIGPFARLRPGARLGPEVHIGNFVEVKNSTLGAGAKANHLAYLGDATVGQRVNYGAGAITANYDGANKHRTVIGDDVHVGSNCVLVAPVTIGAGGTVGGGSTVTKSTEPGALTISRARQASFPNWERPRKAPKD; via the coding sequence ATGTCCGATCCGCTTGCCCTGAACGATAGCAACACACCCGCGCTCGACGTGGTGATCCTGGCGGCCGGCAAGGGCACGCGAATGAAAAGCAGCCTGCCCAAGGTGCTGCATCGCCTGGCCGGACGCGCGCTGCTGGCGCACGTGCTGGAAACCGCCACGCGCCTTGGCGCGCGCCACGTGGTGGTGGTGACGGGCCATGGTGCGAACGACGTCGAAACGGCGATCGGCGAGGGCAATGGGCCGGTGTTCGTGCGCCAGGTTCCGCAGCTCGGCACCGGCCATGCCGTGCAGCAGGCAGCGCCGCTGTTGCCGGACGACGGCACGGTGGTGGTTCTCTCGGGCGACGTGCCGCTGATCTCCGAGGCGACCTTGCGCGCGCTGATCGCGGAAAGCGCGGGTCGGCGGCTCGCGCTGCTCACGATCCAGGTCGACGACCCGACCGGCTATGGCCGCATCGTGCGTGCCGAGGGCGCACAGGGCCTGGACGGCGAGGTGCTGGCCATCGTCGAGGAAAAGGACGCGAGCGAGACCCAGCGCGCGATCCGCGAGATCTATACCGGCGTGATGGCGGTCCCGGCCGTGCTGCTGAAGACCTGGCTCGCGCGCCTGGACAACAAGAACGCGCAGGGCGAGTACTACCTGACCGACGTGGTGAGCTTCGCCACCGTCGATGGCGTGCCGGTGGTCTCGCACCGCACCGAGGACGCGCTGCAGGTGGCCGGCGTCAACAGTCCCGCGCAGCTCGCGGCGCTCGAGCGCGCCTATCAGCTGCGCCAGGCCGACGCGCTGATGGCGCAAGGCATACGGCTGGCCGATCCGGCGCGCTTCGACCTGCGCGGCACGCTGGCCTGCGAGGCCGATGTCGAGATCGACGTCAACTGCGTGTTCGAAGGCGCCGTGTCGCTGGGTGCAGGCACGCGCGTCGGCGCCAATTGCGTGATCGCGAACGCGCGCATCGAGGCGGGCACGGTGATCCATCCGTTCACGCACATCGACGGCGAGAAGGCCGGCGTGACCGTCGGTGCAGGCTCGCGGATCGGGCCCTTCGCCCGCCTGCGCCCGGGCGCCCGGCTGGGCCCCGAGGTGCACATCGGCAACTTCGTCGAAGTCAAGAACTCGACGCTGGGCGCGGGCGCCAAGGCCAACCATCTCGCCTACCTGGGCGATGCGACGGTCGGACAGCGCGTCAACTACGGGGCCGGCGCCATCACCGCCAATTACGACGGCGCCAACAAGCACCGCACGGTGATCGGGGACGACGTGCATGTGGGCAGCAACTGCGTGCTGGTCGCGCCGGTCACCATCGGCGCGGGCGGCACGGTGGGCGGCGGCTCGACGGTCACCAAGAGCACGGAGCCAGGCGCATTGACGATCTCGCGCGCCCGGCAAGCGAGCTTCCCGAACTGGGAGCGCCCGCGCAAGGCGCCGAAGGACTAG